In a single window of the Raphanus sativus cultivar WK10039 chromosome 9, ASM80110v3, whole genome shotgun sequence genome:
- the LOC108835119 gene encoding uncharacterized protein LOC108835119, whose protein sequence is MVIVLIMHPIEPPNLSYVSLRVLAPLPLDDGEGSHTQLVDTLSGIARKPNGEETSTVTENEDGDSFDLGSFCLEPCNVKRVVPERVLVVKFLPSDGVKLVAAGDNCRSCKGCVPAYFSPSGLSLATTSRDNYVGVLSGANFEDTSMIYHFSSTVCSISNFRGVWGWDDSHIFVGNVAKGIGGNQTRGIDVISTKLKRTVKKLQSPLLKDVMSRLYCHPLNVGMLAGSTAGGYVYVWTTK, encoded by the exons ATGGTGATTGTTTTAATTATGCATCCCATTG AACCTCCAAATCTCAGTTACGTATCCCTTCGTGTATTGGCTCCTCTTCCCTTAGATGATGGAGAAGGTTCTCATACTCAGCTCGTTGATACTCTTTCGGGTATTGCAAGAAAACCCAATGGAGAAGAAACTTCAACTGTTACTGAGAACGAGGATGGTGATAGTTTTGATCTTGGATCGTTTTGTTTAGAACCGTGTAATGTCAAACGCGTTGTGCCTGAGAGAGTTCTGGTTGTAAAGTTCTTACCTAGCGACGGTGTTAAGCTGGTTGCTGCTGGAGACAACTGTAGATCATGCAAAGGCTGTGTACCTGCTTATTTCTCACCTTCTGGTCTCTCACTTGCAACTACAAG ccGTGACAACTATGTTGGTGTTCTAAGTGGTGCTAACTTTGAGGATACTTCTATGATATATCACTTTAGTAGCACTGTTTGTTCTATCTCTAATTTCAG GGGAGTATGGGGGTGGGATGATTCACATATCTTTGTCGGCAATGTGGCAAAAGGAATCGGCGGCAATCAGACAAGAGGAATTGATGTGATCTCTACGAAACTAAAACGAACAGTGAAGAAGCTGCAGAGCCCTCTTTTGAAAGATGTTATGAGCAGACTCTATTGCCATCCTCTTAATGTTGGGATGCTTGCAGGTTCCACAGCTGGAGGGTATGTCTATGTTTGGACCACAAAATAG
- the LOC108834256 gene encoding MATH domain and coiled-coil domain-containing protein At2g42470-like — MVYANVYPKGNGIEDHLALELWVANYGSLQLGWKSRAKYSFVLLNQSGKEIHKTTETCQVFCAPVTSWGKPKALTLKKLQEKGFLENNKLIVKVQVQVLEVVNEAEVTGNETMDVEGFQVLYSQVIQVSWIFVSKNLSNRTRIS, encoded by the exons ATG GTGTATGCAAACGTTTATCCCAAAGGAAATGGTATTGAAGATCACTTGGCTCTAGAGCTCTGGGTTGCGAATTATGGATCATTGCAACTTGGATGGAAAAGCCGAGCTAAATATTCTTTTGTTCTGTTGAACCAATCCGGCAAAGAAATCCACAAAACAACTG AAACTTGCCAAGTGTTCTGCGCTCCGGTCACGTCTTGGGGAAAGCCAAAGGCCTTGACTCTTAAAAAGCTTCAAGAAAAAGGGTTTCTGGAGAACAACAAACTGATAGTTAAAGTCCAAGTCCAAGTACTTGAAGTTGTTAACGAGGCAGAAGTAACTGGGAACGAGACTATGGATGTCGAAGGTTTCCAAGTTCTTTATTCTCAG GTTATTCAAGTAAGTTGGATTTTCGTATCCAAGAACTTGAGCAACAGAACAAGAATCTCATAG
- the LOC108834257 gene encoding MATH domain and coiled-coil domain-containing protein At2g42470-like, which produces MEDHKPTSFTFEIDNFLEKEAVIPSPTFSSGGCQWYAKVYPKGNGIEDHLALYLHVANSGTLLLGWKRRAKYSFVLLNQSGKEIHKTTEFCRVFCGQVCGWGIPMALTLKKFQEKRFLENNKLIVKVQVQVLEVVNEAEVTGNETMDVSGFQVLYSQAIQVSWIFVRNPDIALNFKPKSQLVKITYLNLLLKLIEKLDKPPHSFSKTDLSNIRSKLIDLTEAGFKLDWLNKKVDNISLETKKEDANGTRVQELEEHIKNLKVELNKEKIKSANKVLTLEKKVSELKNKLINEPKSASSRASFFKSVFWFWNKSGTRRR; this is translated from the exons ATGGAGGACCATAAGCCGACGAGTTTCACGTTTGAGATAGATAACTTCTTAGAGAAGGAAGCTGTGATTCCATCCCCAACATTCTCAAGTGGAGGCTGCCAATG GTATGCAAAGGTTTATCCCAAGGGAAATGGTATTGAAGATCACTTGGCTCTATACCTCCATGTTGCGAATTCTGGTACATTGTTACTTGGATGGAAAAGGCGAGCTAAATATTCCTTTGTTCTGTTGAACCAATCTGGCAAAGAAATCCACAAAACAACGG aATTTTGCCGAGTGTTCTGCGGTCAGGTCTGTGGATGGGGTATTCCAATGGCCTTGACTCTTAAAAAGTTTCAAGAAAAAAGGTTTCTGGAGAACAACAAACTGATAGTTAAAGTCCAAGTCCAAGTACTTGAAGTTGTTAATGAGGCAGAAGTAACTGGGAACGAGACTATGGATGTTAGTGGTTTCCAAGTTCTGTATTCTCAG GCGATTCAAGTAAGTTGGATTTTCGTGAGGAACCCAGACATTGCTTTGAATTTCAAACCAAAGAGCCAACTGGTGAAGATAACATATTTGAATCTCCTCCTCAAGCTCATCGAGAAACTGGACAAGCCTCCACATAGCTTCTCCAAGACTGATCTAAGCAACATTCGCAGCAAGCTAATCGATCTAACAGAAGCAGGGTTCAAGCTAGACTGGTTGAATAAAAAGGTTGATAATATTTCCTTGGAGACAAAGAAAGAAGATGCTAATGGTACTCGAGTCCAAGAACTAGAGGAACACATCAAGAATCTGAAAGTTGAACTGAACAAGGAGAAGATAAAGTCTGCCAATAAAGTTTTGACATTGGAGAAAAAGGTCTCGGAACTCAAAAATAAGCTGATCAACGAGCCCAAATCTGCTTCTTCTAGAGCCTCCTTCTTCAAGAGTGTGTTTTGGTTTTGGAATAAGAGTGGAACTCGGCGTAGGTGA
- the LOC130499879 gene encoding uncharacterized protein LOC130499879: MVNTRARSRLLPIKEGLKFDEMVQMVHENFGINRSSNELEFSYALPESMLRDMPKDTPPVFVNNDRQWDSMCEMCKSMPLRLCISVKNGILGNHDQGFNHEDTATVNPEDTAVVKSKNVNRQDSNQEPEVEDSNFHDAKVIKKGQWFKNKAELSWSLRMLSIERKFRMVVSKSDKKLLVVKCVDTSCKWMVRAAKTNPTSEFFWETKYIDKHTCFSRNIGGPRASSRVISKLLLENFGNSGLNMKPELISSIMKKRNGLDSKYWKIWKAREEARTEVLGSPESSYAQLPVYMHKLVMANPGTIASLEVDSEHRFKYLFFSFAASVKGFKFMRRVVVVDGTFLKGKFKGVLLVATAQDGDSHVYPLAFGIVDAENEASWEWFFNRLTSIVTDDASLVVISDRCLAIAKAVAKVYPLAQRGICTYHLRKNVISQPGGRKIARLVKTAIKAYTTAEFDLIFSEIRRQNHKLSVYLEDADVHLWS; the protein is encoded by the coding sequence ATGGTGAATACAAGAGCAAGAAGTAGATTATTGCCAATTAAGGAAGGGCTGAAGTTTGACGAGATGGTTCAGATGGTTCATGAAAATTTCGGTATCAACCGATCGAGTAATGAGTTAGAATTCAGCTATGCTCTACCGGAATCAATGCTTCGAGACATGCCTAAGGATACGCCTCCTGTTTTTGTGAACAATGATAGGCAGTGGGATTCTATGTGTGAGATGTGTAAATCCATGCCTCTGCGTCTTTGCATTTCGGTGAAGAATGGAATCTTAGGAAACCATGATCAAGGTTTCAATCATGAAGATACTGCAACGGTCAATCCTGAAGACACTGCAGTGGTGAAGAGTAAGAATGTTAATAGACAGGATAGTAATCAAGAACCTGAAGTGGAAGATTCAAATTTTCATGATGCAAAGGTCATTAAAAAGGGTCAATGGTTCAAGAATAAAGCAGAGCTGTCTTGGAGTTTACGTATGCTTTCGATTGAACGCAAATTCAGAATGGTTGTCAGCAAGTCAGACAAGAAGTTGTTAGTTGTCAAATGTGTAGACACAAGCTGCAAGTGGATGGTTAGAGCTGCCAAGACTAATCCGACAAGTGAGTTTTTCTGGGAAACAAAGTACATCGACAAGCATACATGTTTTTCCAGAAACATTGGTGGACCGAGAGCTTCTTCCAGAGTTATAAGTAAGCttcttctggaaaactttgGGAATTCAGGTCTAAATATGAAACCAGAGTTGATTTCCAGtattatgaaaaaaagaaatggtcttgattcaaaatattggAAAATATGGAAAGCTAGGGAAGAGGCTCGGACAGAGGTATTAGGTTCTCCAGAAAGTAGCTATGCGCAGCTTCCAGTATACATGCATAAGCTTGTTATGGCTAACCCGGGTACAATAGCATCCCTCGAGGTTGATTCTGAGCATAGGTTCAAGTACTTGTTTTTCTCGTTTGCTGCCTCTGTCAAGGGTTTTAAATTCATGAGgagagttgttgttgttgatggcaCCTTCTTGAAAGGAAAATTTAAGGGAGTTTTGCTAGTTGCAACAGCTCAGGATGGTGATTCTCATGTGTATCCTCTTGCATTTGGGATAGTTGATGCTGAGAATGAAGCATCTTGGGAGTGGTTTTTCAACCGATTGACATCTATTGTAACTGATGATGCTAGTTTAGTAGTGATATCTGACAGATGTCTAGCCATTGCAAAAGCAGTTGCAAAAGTGTATCCATTGGCTCAGCGTGGAATATGCACCTATCATCTACGAAAGAATGTCATCTCTCAGCCTGGAGGGAGAAAGATTGCTCGCCTTGTGAAGACAGCCATCAAAGCTTACACAACTGCAGAATTTGACCTGATTTTCAGTGAAATACGACGTCAGAATCATAAGTTGAGCGTTTATCTGGAGGATGCGGATGTTCACCTGTGGTCATGA
- the LOC108837992 gene encoding uncharacterized protein LOC108837992, translating into MIKSSLTPKVEKKLNRRCDLAATFDVQAINQHEFQVTDGSRNYLVDLQQMTCTCNVFNVDKIPCTHAAKAATSRGLNPGLFVDQNYSKSHLCSAYSESIKPIDELLDVSEIPSHIVAYKCFPPDVKRGAGRPVKGRYESFGEQATAGKKRKQACSRCHRSGHNRARCDFGT; encoded by the coding sequence ATGATCAAATCTTCTCTCACGCCTAAAGTTGAAAAGAAGCTAAATAGAAGGTGTGATTTGGCGGCTACTTTTGATGTTCAGGCTATAAATCAACATGAGTTTCAGGTTACTGATGGGTCAAGAAATTACTTGGTTGATCTTCAACAAATGACTTGCACATGTAATGTGTTTAATGTTGACAAGATCCCTTGTACGCATGCTGCTAAGGCTGCAACAAGTCGAGGCCTTAACCCTGGGTTATTTGTGGATCAGAACTACTCAAAGTCACACTTGTGCTCGGCATATTCAGAGAGTATAAAACCCATCGATGAGTTGTTGGATGTGAGCGAAATACCTTCTCATATTGTTGCTTATAAATGCTTTCCTCCAGATGTTAAAAGAGGTGCTGGAAGACCTGTGAAAGGAAGATATGAAAGCTTTGGAGAACAAGCAACAGCTGGGAAAAAACGAAAACAAGCTTGCTCAAGATGTCATCGTTCAGGACATAATCGTGCCAGATGCGACTTTGGTACTTGA
- the LOC108828243 gene encoding uncharacterized protein LOC108828243, which yields MIPMDNYCVPSTSTTGLVYPANSSMAAASSGFHFTVTSPSKLKHEASLAVEWSVEEQYILEKGLAKFKGEPQVTKYVKIASTLPDKSVRDVAMRCKWMTQKRRKGEEHSASTKVNYRKMVDLPPKLNMFSTVPHQNSTYVMNHMCQSVRMPFEGSSDAVIELLRQNAHAFSQISSNLSVSKPQDNISLFHLARNNIISILNDMKEMPGIISRMPPLPVSINNDLASRLMTSTPQTRSYIIPSSIHLKQEPRN from the exons ATGATTCCGATGGACAATTACTGCGTACCGAGCACCAGCACGACCGGTTTAGTATATCCGGCGAATTCAAGCATGGCTGCTGCTTCCTCTGGATTCCACTTTACTGTAACTTCTCCTTCTAAGCTCAAACATGAAGCTTCCTTGGCTGTCGAGTGGTCTGTTGAAGAGCAGTATATATTAGAGAAAGGTCTCGCAAA ATTTAAAGGTGAACCACAGGTTACCAAGTATGTAAAGATCGCATCAACTCTACCGGATAAAAGCGTACGGGATGTAGCAATGAGGTGTAAATGGATGACG CAAAAACGGAGAAAAGGGGAAGAACACAGTGCCAGCACGAAGGTTAACTATAGAAAG ATGGTGGATTTACCCCCAAAACTGAACATGTTCTCCACCGTGCCACACCAAAATTCTACATATGTCATGAACCATATGTGCCAGAGTGTACGCATGCCTTTTGAAG GTTCAAGTGATGCGGTCATTGAGCTTCTACGGCAGAATGCTCATGCTTTCAGTCAAATTTCTTCAAACCTTTCTGTGTCCAAG CCACAAGATAACATCAGCCTATTTCATCTGGCAAGAAATAATATCATTTCCATCCTGAATGA CATGAAGGAGATGCCTGGTATCATAAGCCGGATGCCACCACTTCCTGTTTCTATTAACAATGATCTTGCAAGCAGGTTAATGACGAGTACACCACAG ACGAGATCTTATATCATTCCTTCGAGCATCCATCTGAAGCAGGAGCCAAGAAACTGA
- the LOC108828242 gene encoding probable aldo-keto reductase 4 yields the protein MAETCGVKRMKLGSQGLEVSAQGLGCMGLSSFYGAPQPETDAIALLHHAINSGVTFLDTSDIYGPQTNELLLGKGLKNGLREKIELATKFGISYAEGKREIKGDPLYVRAACEASLKRLDVGCIDLYYQHRIDTRVPIEITMGELKKLVEEGKLKYIGLSEASASTIRRAHAIHPITGVQLEWSLWSRDVEEEIIPTCRELGIGIVAYSPLGRGFFASGPKLVEKLDKNDFRKTLPRFQQENLDHNKILYEKVCAMSEKKGCTPGQLALAWVHHQGDDVCPIPGTTKIQNLNQNIGALSVKLTPEEMTELETIVQSESVKGERYGNMMATFNNSDTPPLSSWETA from the exons ATGGCGGAAACTTGCGGAGTGAAGAGAATGAAGCTGGGAAGCCAAGGCCTTGAGGTATCTGCACAAGGCCTCGGTTGCATGGGCCTCTCCTCCTTCTACGGTGCTCCCCAGCCCGAAACTGACGCCATCGCTCTTCTCCACCACGCAATAAACTCCGGCGTCACTTTCCTAGACACCTCCGACATCTACGGCCCTCAGACCAACGAGCTGCTCCTCGGAAAG GGTCTGAAGAATGGGTTGAGGGAAAAAATAGAGCTTGCAACCAAGTTCGGGATCAGCTATGCAGAGGGGAAGAGAGAGATAAAGGGAGATCCTTTGTATGTTAGAGCTGCTTGTGAAGCTAGTTTGAAGCGTCTTGATGTTGGTTGCATTGATCTTTACTATCAGCATCGGATTGATACTCGTGTCCCTATCGAAATCACT ATGGGAGAACTTAAGAAGCTAGTTGAAGAGGGTAAACTAAAGTACATTGGCTTGTCTGAAGCCTCTGCCTCAACTATCAGAAGAGCGCATGCTATTCACCCTATTACTGGAGTGCAGTTGGAGTGGTCTCTGTGGTCGAGAGACGTAGAAGAAGAGATCATCCCAACCTGCAG GGAGCTTGGGATTGGAATTGTTGCTTACAGTCCTCTGGGACGAGGTTTCTTTGCATCAGGACCTAAGCTTGTTGAGAAGCTTGACAAGAACGACTTCAGAAAG ACTCTACCAAGATTCCAACAGGAAAACTTAGACCACAACAAGATCCTCTATGAGAAAGTTTGTGCAATGTCGGAGAAGAAAGGGTGCACTCCGGGACAACTAGCCCTAGCATGGGTTCACCACCAGGGGGATGATGTTTGCCCCATCCCGGGAACCACTAAGATCCAGAACCTCAACCAGAACATTGGAGCTTTATCAGTGAAACTCACTCCTGAAGAGATGACTGAGCTCGAGACCATTGTCCAATCAGAGTCTGTGAAAGGAGAAAGATACGGTAACATGATGGCCACTTTCAACAACTCTGACACTCCACCATTGTCTTCTTGGGAAACTGCTTAA
- the LOC108826758 gene encoding probable aldo-keto reductase 3, which translates to MAEACVVKRIKLGSQGLEVSAQGLGCMGLSTLYGAPKPETDAITLLHHAVDTGVTFLDTSDIYGPETNELLLGKALKNGVREKVELATKFGIIYGEGQREIKGDPFYVRAACEASLKRLDVDCIDLYYQHRIDTRVPIEITMGELKKLVEEGKIKYVGLSEASASTIRRAHAVHPITAVQQEWSLWTRDVEEEIVPTCRELGIGIVAYSPLGRGFFAAGPKLLEKLDNDDFRKRLPRFKQENIDHNKILYDKVCAMSEKKGCTPAQLALAWVHHQGDDVCPIPGTTKIQNLNQNIGALSVKLTPEEMTELETIVQLESVKGERYANMTATFKNSDTPPLSSWKTA; encoded by the exons ATGGCGGAAGCTTGCGTTGTGAAGAGAATAAAGCTTGGAAGCCAAGGCCTTGAGGTCTCTGCTCAAGGCCTCGGTTGCATGGGCCTCTCTACCTTGTACGGTGCTCCTAAGCCCGAAACTGACGCTATCACTCTTCTCCACCATGCAGTTGATACCGGCGTCACTTTCCTAGATACCTCCGACATCTACGGTCCTGAGACCAACGAGCTGCTCCTAGGAAAG GCTCTGAAGAATGGGGTGAGGGAGAAAGTGGAGCTTGCTACCAAATTTGGAATCATTTATGGAGAGGGACAGAGAGAGATAAAGGGAGATCCTTTCTATGTTAGGGCTGCTTGTGAAGCAAGTTTGAAGCGGCTTGATGTGGACTGCATTGATCTCTATTACCAGCATCGGATTGATACTCGTGTCCCTATCGAAATCACT ATGGGAGAACTGAAGAAGCTAGTTGAAGAAGGTAAAATAAAGTACGTTGGCTTGTCTGAAGCCTCTGCCTCAACTATCAGAAGAGCACATGCTGTTCACCCAATAACTGCGGTGCAGCAAGAGTGGTCTTTGTGGACGAGAGACGTTGAAGAAGAAATAGTCCCAACCTGCAGGGAGCTTGGGATAGGGATTGTTGCTTACAGTCCTCTGGGAAGAGGCTTCTTCGCTGCTGGACCAAAGCTTCTTGAGAAGCTGGACAATGATGACTTCAGAAAG AGACTACCAAGATTCAAACAGGAAAACATAGACCACAATAAGATTCTCTACGACAAGGTTTGTGCAATGTCGGAGAAGAAAGGGTGCACTCCTGCACAACTAGCCCTCGCTTGGGTTCACCACCAGGGAGATGATGTTTGCCCCATCCCGGGAACCACTAAGATCCAGAACCTCAATCAGAACATCGGAGCTTTGTCTGTGAAACTCACTCCCGAAGAGATGACTGAGCTCGAGACCATCGTCCAACTAGAGTCTGTGAAAGGAGAAAGATACGCTAACATGACGGCCACTTTCAAGAACTCCGACACTCCACCATTGTCTTCTTGGAAAACCGCATAA
- the LOC108826759 gene encoding probable aldo-keto reductase 3 — translation MADCRVRRIKLGSQGLEVSAQGLGCMSLSAFFGVPEPKTDPIALLHHAIDSGVTFLDTADSYGPKTNELLLAKALKDGVRERVELASKFGIIYGEGKREIKGDPLYVRAACEASLKRLDVDCIDLYYQHRIDARVPIEITMGELKKLVEEGKIKYIGLSEASASTIRRAHAVHPITAVQLEWSLWSRDVEEEVIPTCRELGIGIVAYSPLGRGFFASGPKLLDKIENNDYRKTLPRFQPENLVHNKILYEKVCEMSEKKGCTPGQLALAWLHHQGDDVCPIPGTTKIENLNQNIGALSVKLTPEEMSELETIGHPDSVKGERFSNMVPNFKNSDTPPLSSWKAA, via the exons ATGGCTGATTGTAGAGTGAGGAGGATAAAACTGGGAAGCCAAGGCCTCGAAGTATCGGCTCAAGGCCTCGGCTGCATGAGCCTCTCCGCCTTCTTCGGTGTTCCCGAGCCCAAAACTGATCCCATCGCTCTCCTCCACCACGCTATCGACTCCGGCGTCACTTTCCTCGACACCGCCGACAGCTACGGTCCTAAGACCAACGAGTTGCTCCTCGCCAAG GCTCTGAAGGATGGGGTGAGGGAGAGAGTGGAGCTTGCTTCCAAATTTGGGATTATTTACGGAGAGGGGAAGAGAGAGATAAAGGGAGATCCTTTGTACGTTAGAGCTGCTTGTGAAGCTAGTTTGAAGCGTCTTGATGTTGATTGCATTGATCTTTACTATCAGCATCGGATCGATGCTCGTGTCCCTATCGAAATCACT ATGGGGGAACTGAAGAAGCTAGTGGAAGAGGGTAAGATAAAGTACATTGGTTTGTCTGAAGCTTCAGCTTCAACTATCAGAAGAGCGCATGCTGTTCACCCTATTACTGCAGTGCAGTTAGAATGGTCTCTGTGGTCCAGAGACGTGGAAGAAGAAGTCATCCCGACCTGCAG GGAACTTGGGATTGGGATTGTTGCTTACAGTCCTCTAGGAAGAGGCTTCTTCGCTTCTGGACCAAAGCTTCTTGATAAAATAGAGAATAATGACTACAGGAAG ACTCTACCAAGATTCCAACCGGAGAACTTAGTCCACAACAAGATTCTCTACGAGAAAGTTTGTGAAATGTCAGAGAAGAAAGGATGCACTCCAGGACAACTAGCCCTCGCATGGCTTCACCACCAAGGAGACGATGTTTGTCCCATCCCAGGAACTACTAAGATCGAAAATCTCAATCAGAACATTGGAGCTTTATCTGTGAAACTCACTCCGGAAGAGATGTCTGAGCTAGAGACCATTGGCCACCCAGATTCTGTGAAAGGAGAAAGATTCAGTAACATGGTGCCTAACTTTAAGAACTCCGACACTCCACCATTGTCTTCTTGGAAAGCCGCTTAA